One genomic segment of Erysipelotrichaceae bacterium 66202529 includes these proteins:
- a CDS encoding class II fructose-bisphosphate aldolase, translating to MLVTMNELLIRAKQEGYAVPACNIDNEHNLRAAIEAAEETDTGIILNTTPVANPDLVTFGHLAVELARRSCVNIALNLDHGKSFADCLLGIRAGYTSIMIDRSLLPFEENVKQGKEMVRICHALGISVEAELGHVGVGEQYHTDGHQAFTRVEEAVEYVKQTGVDALAVAIGTAHGVYKGTPKIHFDLLHELKEALDIPLVLHGGSGTGDENLARCAREGINKVNLSNDLKRSAIENLIKEDLSGNAVYQLYPLLAEGFKNKIKHYIRLLGCEGK from the coding sequence ATGCTTGTAACAATGAATGAGCTGTTGATTAGAGCGAAGCAGGAGGGCTATGCGGTACCAGCGTGCAATATAGATAATGAGCATAATCTGCGTGCGGCAATAGAGGCAGCGGAGGAGACAGACACCGGGATCATCCTGAATACCACGCCGGTTGCGAATCCGGATCTGGTGACATTTGGACATCTGGCTGTGGAGCTTGCCAGGCGTTCCTGTGTGAACATCGCATTAAATCTGGATCATGGAAAGAGCTTCGCAGATTGTCTGCTTGGTATTCGTGCCGGGTATACCTCGATCATGATCGATCGCTCTCTTTTACCATTTGAGGAAAATGTAAAACAGGGGAAGGAGATGGTACGCATCTGTCATGCCCTGGGAATCAGCGTAGAAGCGGAGCTTGGTCATGTTGGCGTCGGTGAACAATATCATACCGATGGACACCAGGCCTTCACCAGAGTGGAGGAAGCGGTGGAATACGTGAAGCAGACAGGGGTGGATGCGCTGGCGGTTGCTATCGGCACTGCACACGGCGTGTATAAGGGTACTCCAAAAATTCATTTTGATCTGCTGCATGAGCTGAAGGAAGCATTGGATATCCCTCTGGTTTTGCATGGAGGCAGTGGTACCGGTGATGAAAATCTGGCACGTTGTGCAAGAGAGGGAATCAATAAAGTTAATCTGTCCAATGATTTGAAGCGGAGTGCTATTGAAAATCTGATCAAAGAGGATTTGAGCGGTAATGCTGTTTATCAGCTCT
- a CDS encoding zinc-binding dehydrogenase, producing the protein MEKAKAWVIEGKDKLAIQELDIPEAGDYEVLFKTEVCSLCTVDRRTYKGTRNYGYPFLGGHECSGTIIKTGRGVVGVKPGDKAIFTSGYCNQCELDRSGRGTQCNHKKEMPQRASLAGNILGGGLCECLVIPAWQVIRIPDDADLRHAALTEPLACCIHSIRKARIKFADTIVIIGMGIMGYFHLKLAQMSGARIIVSETDEKKRRMALQEGAAYAFDPMQCDVNEELRKLTDGLGADAVINTIPFQEVWQQAIDMLAPYGRLIAYSSQNSKEPIGVDFGKVHSREIEFIGTLNPTIEDNQMAVKLISYRMIDMEKVIDREFSFAQGKEAFEYACKPGVYRVMINYGKEGNTYACNNE; encoded by the coding sequence ATGGAAAAAGCAAAGGCATGGGTGATTGAAGGAAAGGATAAGCTGGCAATACAGGAGCTGGATATTCCTGAAGCAGGAGATTATGAGGTGCTGTTTAAAACGGAGGTATGCTCTTTATGTACAGTGGATCGCAGAACATACAAGGGGACGAGAAACTACGGATATCCATTTCTTGGCGGCCATGAGTGCAGCGGTACGATTATAAAAACCGGCAGAGGGGTTGTTGGGGTAAAGCCGGGGGATAAGGCGATTTTTACGTCCGGCTATTGCAATCAATGTGAGCTGGACCGCTCCGGCAGAGGTACCCAGTGTAATCATAAAAAAGAAATGCCGCAAAGAGCTTCACTGGCTGGCAATATCCTTGGGGGAGGTCTGTGTGAATGTCTGGTCATACCGGCATGGCAGGTTATCCGCATACCGGATGATGCAGATTTGCGGCATGCGGCACTAACGGAACCGCTGGCCTGCTGTATTCACAGTATCCGTAAGGCAAGAATTAAATTCGCTGATACGATCGTGATTATCGGCATGGGGATCATGGGATATTTTCATCTGAAGCTTGCTCAGATGAGCGGAGCACGGATCATTGTCAGCGAAACAGATGAAAAGAAACGAAGGATGGCGCTTCAGGAGGGAGCAGCATATGCATTTGATCCTATGCAGTGCGATGTCAATGAGGAGCTGAGAAAGCTAACAGATGGACTTGGTGCAGATGCCGTTATCAATACGATACCGTTTCAGGAGGTCTGGCAGCAGGCGATTGATATGCTGGCGCCGTATGGCAGACTGATTGCCTACAGCTCTCAAAACAGCAAGGAGCCAATCGGTGTGGATTTTGGTAAGGTTCACAGCAGGGAGATAGAATTTATCGGAACCCTGAATCCAACCATTGAGGATAACCAGATGGCCGTTAAGCTGATTAGCTATCGTATGATCGATATGGAGAAGGTCATTGACCGGGAATTCAGCTTTGCACAGGGTAAGGAAGCATTCGAATATGCATGTAAACCGGGCGTGTATCGCGTCATGATCAATTACGGAAAGGAAGGTAATACCTATGCTTGTAACAATGAATGA
- a CDS encoding PRD domain-containing protein — translation MAKKRRDLIMNLVREYTSEGLADKSFSFERCNAFDIALDLKLDRSNVSRILNQLFNDLLLIKVEGRPTLYLSKEVIVSEYHFSNIPQIIPNKDNLKNLFVYDASDTSFYKKGMDIIGNGYEESLTPVISKITPAVFYYQNKPLLIALQGEKGSGKKYFCRKLFELAVKNKRIPKKSRSFTFDYRSITDSLTTLRQQLLDRNISMVIMEIFTQFQENDIYRFWNDLNNLCINENKPVPIMIFLVDQGVENFSYFSQLTPYVSHYPNLKERTTKEMIELVLTFLQEEAVNLNCRIKITGNAIASFLSAEYTYNLFQLRNEIVYSLSNNLYSSVIANHEPIVITHENISKNVIQNKSTDTSLEDHIRITVTQLLPEIIDIYPDQPCETLENLLQTQLNAGIVIPAKLKNIIEKAKEDVLMTRTKLLDSSSIEMQSRVYQALTPLFTKTKLKNDRQILSKLYMQIQHMLDNTFAYHFQLEHLDYKETAYSQELSDNVISTVENKFNVSLLKVYKCYIRNFIYYALKSISQNTIMTLIVCHGERLAENYAQHLNQILGSRCFFSFDYNLYYQTHDFHEFTDKIYKLIKFIDIGKGVLIVGDKPPLTTLDKSIISTLNIPSFSLYPVSLPLLYETSEVVSQKTMHLLALLSDVVNRKKKIKAFLNDKNLTSKNERQNSDIFQRFQATFPTINIMRSNEALYRVLQNICVECELPLSNSLIIQFLFHGTCMLDRCVKKQNIRYNLLENFLMEHTELFHIVKTNLLKIRDFMTLSISQEEIAVLCDVILNYQMEYSGLTD, via the coding sequence ATGGCTAAAAAAAGACGTGATTTAATCATGAACCTGGTCAGAGAATACACCAGTGAGGGTCTGGCGGATAAATCCTTCAGCTTTGAGCGGTGCAATGCCTTTGACATCGCTCTGGACTTAAAGCTGGATCGCTCCAATGTTTCCAGAATACTGAATCAGCTGTTCAATGATCTTCTTTTGATCAAGGTTGAGGGCAGACCAACACTCTATCTCTCCAAGGAGGTTATCGTCAGTGAGTATCATTTCAGTAATATCCCGCAAATTATTCCGAATAAGGATAATCTGAAAAACTTATTTGTATACGATGCAAGTGATACAAGCTTTTATAAAAAAGGAATGGATATCATCGGAAACGGATATGAGGAATCGCTGACGCCGGTCATCAGTAAAATCACTCCCGCTGTATTCTATTATCAAAATAAACCATTGTTAATCGCCCTGCAGGGTGAAAAGGGCTCGGGAAAGAAGTACTTCTGCAGAAAGCTGTTTGAGCTGGCAGTAAAAAATAAGCGGATTCCAAAGAAAAGCAGAAGCTTTACCTTTGATTACCGCTCGATAACAGACAGCCTTACAACGCTTCGCCAGCAGCTGCTCGACCGTAATATTTCCATGGTGATTATGGAAATTTTCACACAGTTTCAGGAGAATGATATTTATCGCTTCTGGAATGACCTGAACAATTTGTGCATCAACGAGAATAAGCCTGTCCCCATCATGATTTTTCTCGTGGATCAGGGTGTGGAAAACTTTTCATATTTCTCACAGCTTACCCCCTATGTATCCCACTATCCGAATCTGAAGGAGCGCACGACGAAGGAAATGATTGAGCTTGTCCTGACCTTCCTGCAGGAGGAGGCTGTCAATCTGAATTGCCGTATTAAGATCACCGGCAATGCCATCGCTTCCTTTCTCAGTGCAGAGTATACCTATAATCTTTTTCAGCTTCGCAATGAAATCGTCTATTCTCTTTCCAATAATCTGTATTCCAGTGTCATAGCCAATCATGAGCCGATTGTCATTACCCATGAAAATATTTCCAAAAATGTGATACAGAACAAAAGCACAGATACTTCACTGGAGGATCATATCCGCATTACCGTTACACAGCTGTTACCGGAAATTATTGATATTTATCCGGATCAACCGTGTGAAACACTCGAAAATTTACTGCAGACACAGCTTAATGCAGGCATTGTGATCCCTGCAAAGCTGAAAAACATCATCGAAAAGGCAAAGGAAGATGTGCTGATGACACGGACGAAGCTGCTGGATTCCTCCTCCATAGAAATGCAGTCCAGGGTCTACCAGGCTCTGACTCCGCTGTTTACCAAGACCAAGCTGAAAAATGACCGCCAGATTCTCAGTAAGCTGTATATGCAAATTCAACATATGCTGGATAATACCTTTGCGTATCATTTCCAGCTGGAGCATCTGGATTACAAGGAAACTGCTTATTCACAGGAGCTGAGCGATAATGTAATCAGTACGGTGGAAAACAAGTTCAATGTCAGTCTTTTGAAGGTGTACAAGTGCTATATCCGTAATTTCATTTATTATGCATTAAAATCCATCAGCCAAAACACCATCATGACGCTGATTGTCTGTCATGGAGAACGGCTTGCGGAAAATTATGCACAGCATCTGAATCAGATTTTAGGAAGCCGCTGCTTCTTCTCCTTTGATTACAATCTGTATTATCAGACACATGATTTCCATGAATTCACCGATAAAATTTATAAGCTGATCAAATTTATAGATATAGGAAAAGGGGTTCTCATCGTAGGTGATAAGCCTCCCTTGACTACCCTGGATAAATCTATCATTTCCACACTGAATATCCCATCCTTTTCCCTGTATCCAGTATCACTGCCGCTGTTATATGAAACAAGTGAGGTGGTATCGCAGAAAACGATGCATCTGCTGGCTCTGCTCAGCGATGTGGTAAACAGGAAGAAAAAAATCAAGGCGTTTTTGAATGATAAGAATCTGACATCCAAAAACGAACGGCAGAACAGCGATATCTTTCAACGGTTTCAGGCAACCTTCCCTACGATCAACATCATGAGGTCAAATGAGGCCTTGTACCGGGTATTGCAAAATATATGTGTGGAGTGCGAGCTGCCACTGTCTAACAGTCTTATTATTCAGTTTTTATTCCATGGGACATGTATGCTGGACCGTTGTGTAAAGAAGCAGAACATCCGCTATAATTTATTGGAAAATTTCCTTATGGAGCATACGGAGCTGTTTCACATAGTGAAAACAAATCTGTTGAAAATACGTGATTTCATGACATTATCAATTTCACAGGAGGAAATCGCCGTGTTGTGTGATGTTATATTAAATTATCAGATGGAATATTCAGGTTTAACGGATTAA
- a CDS encoding Rpn family recombination-promoting nuclease/putative transposase: MTRKQPEDVLNYRNDLFFKYTLSREDEGSIFARNTIIERVTGIRVKESTVMNPNLDPKTIGKKKIILDVHVKDENNQLFCIEMQTTFTETEKKRFEFYGARALNDQLNSGEKYELLKPVHQIIFIDEYPWNNQNLMNHYQMRTEKGEVENKKALIKRSYIHLPVINELVRKQGILKLNDFEQLCFLFENNENDAILKTKERLVKVFMEKYKEIQKNEKLWSTAMAIQMGEARYRNGLNDSYKEGLEKGLEQGIEKGKEEGVKEGEKKILQMLNKQIIIKYHEDAAAWLQTLTVKQLISISELLFACDTLEGLKQQIKDV, from the coding sequence ATGACAAGAAAACAACCAGAAGATGTATTGAATTACCGCAATGATTTGTTCTTCAAGTACACCCTCTCTCGTGAGGATGAAGGCTCCATCTTTGCACGCAACACCATTATCGAACGTGTGACCGGGATACGGGTTAAGGAAAGTACGGTTATGAATCCTAATCTGGATCCCAAAACCATCGGTAAGAAAAAGATTATTTTAGATGTCCACGTAAAGGATGAAAATAATCAGCTGTTTTGCATCGAAATGCAGACGACGTTTACTGAAACAGAAAAGAAGCGTTTCGAATTTTATGGGGCAAGAGCGCTGAATGATCAGTTAAACAGTGGGGAGAAGTATGAGCTGTTGAAGCCTGTCCATCAGATAATTTTCATTGATGAATATCCATGGAATAATCAAAATCTGATGAATCATTACCAGATGCGTACCGAAAAGGGAGAGGTGGAGAATAAAAAGGCACTGATAAAACGCAGCTACATACATTTGCCGGTGATCAATGAGCTGGTAAGGAAGCAGGGGATTTTGAAGTTGAATGACTTTGAGCAGTTGTGTTTTCTGTTTGAAAATAATGAAAATGATGCTATACTAAAAACGAAGGAAAGGCTGGTGAAAGTGTTCATGGAAAAGTACAAGGAAATACAGAAAAATGAAAAGCTATGGTCAACGGCGATGGCAATTCAGATGGGAGAAGCACGCTATCGCAATGGTCTGAATGACAGCTATAAAGAGGGCCTTGAAAAAGGGCTTGAACAAGGAATAGAGAAAGGTAAAGAAGAAGGTGTAAAGGAAGGTGAAAAGAAAATTTTACAAATGTTGAATAAGCAAATCATTATCAAATATCACGAAGATGCGGCAGCGTGGTTACAAACACTCACAGTTAAACAGCTCATTTCTATTTCAGAATTACTATTTGCCTGTGACACGCTGGAGGGTTTAAAGCAACAAATAAAGGACGTATAA
- a CDS encoding mannitol-1-phosphate 5-dehydrogenase → MSKNVIIGAGLSGRGYINRLLQLSGETTVFLDREEALIQKLRRDKAYTISFGKERDPLIVDNYTAYNIMDEQALIEAAQAERIFISVGADHVQELLAFLQEMLLQRGNSPIDIIVAENGIQPSSPLAELRTDSRVCLSEAVIFCTTLGNADSLDIFSENLDHLPYDRIALGHELPLYGFVQEMHFSDLLERKIYTYNCISACIAYLGYEKGYTDYAKAANDSEISDIVKRIAEVINRCITRAYTVCMEEQRAFSEMAIRKFQNYNIVDTVERNVRDVKRKLKPMERIRKPLSLMQEQGEYSEDLLKVLAAALLYGIKTGELTQGWEELVCQYTEGMPLRWRQLLHMYVEQRL, encoded by the coding sequence ATGAGTAAAAATGTCATTATTGGTGCCGGACTTAGTGGCAGAGGTTATATCAATCGCTTGTTACAGCTGTCTGGAGAAACCACAGTGTTTCTGGATCGTGAGGAAGCACTGATTCAGAAGCTACGAAGAGATAAAGCATATACCATCAGCTTTGGCAAAGAACGAGATCCTCTTATTGTTGATAATTATACAGCTTATAATATTATGGATGAACAGGCACTTATTGAGGCGGCTCAGGCAGAGCGCATATTTATTAGTGTTGGAGCAGATCATGTTCAGGAACTGCTGGCGTTTTTACAGGAGATGCTGCTGCAAAGAGGGAATTCCCCGATTGATATTATTGTAGCGGAGAATGGTATTCAGCCATCCTCACCACTCGCTGAATTACGAACGGATTCCCGCGTTTGTTTATCTGAGGCTGTTATATTCTGTACGACATTAGGAAATGCCGATAGCCTGGATATCTTCAGTGAAAATCTGGATCATCTGCCCTATGACAGAATAGCACTGGGACATGAGCTGCCGCTATACGGCTTCGTCCAGGAAATGCATTTTTCCGATTTGTTGGAGCGTAAAATCTATACATATAACTGTATAAGTGCATGTATCGCTTATCTGGGATATGAGAAGGGGTATACAGATTATGCAAAGGCGGCAAATGACAGTGAGATTTCAGATATCGTAAAACGAATCGCAGAGGTAATCAATCGCTGTATAACAAGAGCTTATACAGTTTGTATGGAGGAGCAGCGTGCATTTTCAGAAATGGCAATACGCAAATTTCAGAATTATAATATTGTGGATACTGTGGAACGCAATGTCCGTGATGTTAAACGGAAGCTAAAACCAATGGAGCGTATTCGCAAACCGCTTTCTCTGATGCAGGAACAGGGAGAATATAGTGAAGATTTGCTCAAGGTTCTGGCTGCGGCTTTACTCTATGGTATCAAAACTGGAGAACTGACGCAGGGATGGGAGGAGCTGGTATGTCAGTATACGGAAGGAATGCCATTGCGTTGGAGGCAGCTATTACATATGTACGTTGAGCAAAGATTGTAA
- a CDS encoding mannitol-1-phosphate 5-dehydrogenase, translating into MKAIVFGAGKIARGFIGQLLYLSNAEITFVDINQTLIDKLNERGSYHVYILGDSLLDSDVTGFKAIQMGDEKHIAEALLEADIAFVSVGGANLNSLGKQIAHIYHSYGIPERLFNFVTCENWRDAGRTLYEGITEHMDEAEKTAFDQCIGVNEAVIMRSATQPSEEQEKQDPTGVWVQNYWYLPISAEHFKGELPDIKAAELMQNFGSFLTQKMYTNNTSNAVIAYHGYLAGYELLAEAANSTEIAALLDEAYEEINQTLVAELQVNPQQQEAFAKKARAKYTDWTIVDRLIRHGKDPLRKLGAQDRLIAPARMALAHGIYPRVIIETIAKALFFDEPSDPSALKLKAMRKEKGITYVLKQVCELDEQEQLFQEILKAVEKLRAEGLVKGHE; encoded by the coding sequence ATGAAAGCTATTGTATTTGGGGCAGGGAAGATCGCCCGGGGATTTATTGGTCAGTTGCTGTATCTCAGCAATGCTGAAATCACATTTGTGGACATCAATCAAACGTTGATCGATAAGCTGAATGAGCGAGGCAGCTATCATGTATATATTCTGGGGGATTCCTTGCTGGATAGTGATGTAACTGGATTTAAGGCTATACAGATGGGAGATGAGAAGCATATTGCAGAGGCCTTACTAGAAGCTGATATCGCCTTTGTATCTGTTGGCGGAGCGAATCTAAATTCTCTTGGAAAGCAGATTGCGCATATTTATCACAGCTATGGTATACCGGAAAGGCTGTTTAATTTTGTGACCTGTGAAAACTGGAGAGATGCAGGAAGGACACTGTACGAGGGGATTACAGAGCATATGGATGAAGCTGAGAAGACTGCTTTTGACCAATGTATAGGTGTGAATGAGGCGGTTATTATGCGTTCTGCCACGCAGCCAAGTGAGGAACAGGAAAAACAGGATCCTACAGGCGTATGGGTTCAGAATTACTGGTATCTGCCCATCAGCGCTGAACATTTCAAGGGAGAGCTTCCCGATATCAAAGCTGCAGAGCTGATGCAGAACTTTGGCAGCTTCCTTACACAGAAGATGTATACGAATAATACAAGCAATGCGGTAATTGCTTATCATGGTTATCTGGCAGGCTATGAATTGCTGGCAGAAGCGGCAAACAGCACGGAAATCGCGGCTTTGCTGGACGAGGCTTATGAAGAAATTAACCAGACACTGGTCGCAGAGCTGCAGGTCAATCCGCAGCAGCAGGAAGCATTCGCAAAAAAAGCCCGGGCAAAGTATACAGACTGGACGATTGTTGATCGCTTGATCCGTCATGGTAAAGACCCGCTGCGCAAACTGGGAGCACAGGATCGTCTGATTGCGCCTGCCCGTATGGCGCTTGCGCACGGCATCTATCCCCGCGTTATCATTGAAACAATCGCTAAGGCATTGTTTTTTGATGAGCCCAGTGACCCATCTGCTTTGAAGCTGAAGGCGATGCGAAAAGAAAAGGGGATTACCTATGTTTTGAAACAGGTATGTGAGCTTGATGAGCAGGAACAGCTCTTTCAGGAAATTTTAAAAGCGGTGGAAAAGCTTCGGGCAGAAGGGCTGGTAAAAGGGCATGAGTAA
- a CDS encoding 2-dehydro-3-deoxyphosphogluconate aldolase, with protein sequence MNEIVDFIAKHKVVVICRGLYGEDLVKTIKALYDGGVRVVEVTFDQADTDAIEKTCGAIKTIKEHFPEMKVGSGTVTCVEHVKATKAAGGEFCLSPDVNTEVIQATKQAGLVSIPGAMTSTEILQAHHAGADIVKIFPAGWLGLSYIKDVRGPINHVKFLAAAGVNEDNFKDYLDAGYCAAGISSRFIDRSVIADGNFVELTRRAKIFTEIADNS encoded by the coding sequence ATGAATGAAATTGTAGACTTTATCGCAAAGCACAAGGTTGTGGTAATATGTCGTGGCCTTTATGGAGAAGACCTGGTAAAAACTATCAAAGCTCTGTATGATGGCGGTGTACGTGTAGTGGAGGTAACCTTTGATCAGGCAGATACAGATGCGATAGAGAAAACCTGTGGTGCTATAAAAACGATTAAAGAGCATTTTCCGGAAATGAAGGTAGGAAGTGGTACCGTAACCTGCGTGGAGCATGTGAAAGCGACAAAGGCAGCCGGTGGAGAGTTTTGCCTATCACCGGATGTCAACACAGAGGTTATTCAGGCAACAAAACAAGCAGGGCTGGTATCCATACCCGGCGCCATGACTTCAACAGAAATCCTGCAGGCACATCATGCGGGAGCGGATATCGTGAAAATTTTTCCTGCAGGCTGGCTTGGTTTAAGCTATATAAAGGATGTGCGAGGGCCGATCAATCATGTGAAGTTTCTTGCGGCAGCCGGTGTGAATGAGGATAATTTCAAGGATTATCTGGATGCCGGATATTGCGCAGCGGGTATCAGCAGCCGCTTTATTGACCGTAGCGTGATAGCGGATGGAAATTTCGTGGAGCTTACCCGCAGAGCAAAGATATTTACAGAAATAGCAGATAATAGCTGA
- a CDS encoding PTS mannose/fructose/sorbose transporter subunit IIB — translation MKNIVWTRIDDRLIHGQVMTQWIQYTEANEVLIIDDGVAKDSFLQMVMKSSVPGKISLKVLSVKDAIGYLNEDGKNEKIIILVKTPVVLDELSDAGVRLEAVNVGGIGAKAGRKPMFKNISVSENEKQAFRNLLNKGIKVFLRVIVTEPEENIAKYL, via the coding sequence ATGAAAAATATCGTTTGGACAAGAATAGATGATCGTCTGATTCACGGACAGGTCATGACACAATGGATACAGTATACAGAAGCAAATGAGGTGCTGATTATTGATGACGGCGTCGCAAAGGATTCCTTCCTGCAAATGGTGATGAAATCCAGCGTTCCCGGGAAAATCAGTTTAAAGGTACTGAGTGTGAAGGATGCCATTGGTTATCTGAATGAGGATGGAAAAAATGAAAAAATTATCATTCTTGTAAAGACACCGGTTGTTCTTGACGAGCTGAGTGATGCAGGTGTCCGTCTGGAAGCTGTCAATGTCGGGGGTATTGGTGCGAAAGCAGGAAGAAAGCCAATGTTTAAAAACATTTCGGTAAGTGAGAATGAAAAGCAGGCCTTTCGTAATTTGTTAAACAAGGGAATCAAGGTATTCCTGCGTGTCATTGTGACAGAGCCGGAAGAGAATATAGCGAAATATTTATAA
- a CDS encoding 3-phosphoglycerate dehydrogenase has product MKVLITSNSFGKFDEAPRKRLLDLGWELIDNRYHHIMNEEEMMGEVTGVDAIILGSDTVSKRVLEKADCLKIISRYGVGIDNIDVTEAEKKGIAVTVTKNCNTEAVADYTIALMLSTLRHVCNVHTSLQKGVWKKETGLDLCHKTVGVFGLGAIGRQVVKRLKGFECKIIGYDTFLDEAYCKREGIEIASPQEIFQQADIITLHIPGNADGTHFITHKELALMKPETVIINTARASLIDEKDMIQALKQRRIYGYGTDVFAEEPHMNPGFIGLDNVVCSPHTAAVSVEAVNKMSHAAVDHLIDYFKANKEV; this is encoded by the coding sequence ATGAAGGTTTTAATTACATCTAACAGCTTTGGAAAATTTGATGAAGCACCAAGAAAGAGATTGCTGGATTTGGGATGGGAGCTGATTGATAATCGGTATCACCATATTATGAATGAAGAGGAAATGATGGGTGAGGTTACAGGCGTGGATGCAATTATCCTTGGCTCCGATACTGTCAGTAAACGGGTTTTGGAAAAGGCAGATTGTCTGAAAATCATATCAAGATACGGTGTAGGGATAGATAATATTGATGTTACAGAGGCAGAAAAAAAGGGAATCGCAGTAACTGTAACGAAAAATTGCAATACAGAAGCAGTTGCAGATTATACAATCGCACTGATGCTTTCCACTTTACGGCATGTATGCAATGTCCATACCTCTTTGCAAAAGGGTGTTTGGAAGAAGGAAACCGGCCTGGATTTATGCCATAAGACGGTAGGGGTATTCGGTCTTGGTGCAATCGGGCGCCAGGTTGTTAAGCGTTTAAAGGGATTTGAATGTAAGATTATTGGGTATGATACATTTCTAGATGAAGCATATTGCAAACGGGAAGGAATCGAGATTGCTTCCCCGCAGGAAATCTTTCAGCAGGCGGATATTATTACCCTGCATATACCGGGGAATGCAGATGGAACACATTTTATCACGCACAAGGAGCTTGCATTGATGAAGCCGGAAACTGTGATAATCAATACGGCAAGAGCGTCCCTAATCGATGAAAAGGATATGATACAGGCGTTAAAGCAGCGGCGTATTTATGGGTACGGTACAGACGTGTTCGCAGAGGAGCCGCATATGAATCCGGGATTTATCGGTCTGGATAATGTCGTTTGCAGTCCGCATACAGCAGCTGTCAGTGTAGAAGCTGTGAATAAAATGTCACATGCGGCTGTAGATCATCTCATAGATTATTTTAAAGCAAACAAAGAAGTGTGA
- a CDS encoding PTS system mannose/fructose/sorbose family transporter subunit IID has product MSEQMTERKLTIKDLNTSYFMFEVFAQACCSYERLQAPGFFSGMKNVIAKLYTDPEERAEACQRHMEFYNSEFALVGPVILGLTIAMEEEKASGAEIDGLAISAVKTSLMGPLAGIGDTLRQGTLIPIIGSIAISIGQEGNLLGPIFYFFVTLALNFGISYTLYRKAYDKGRDFVGEFFSGGKMEKIMTMVTAMGSITIGALAATTVKLTSTAEIALGDNKLAVQTDILDKVVNNLLPFGMVMLTFYLMNKKVSVNKVLLILFAIGIIGGLLGII; this is encoded by the coding sequence ATGAGTGAACAGATGACAGAAAGAAAGCTGACTATAAAAGATTTGAATACATCCTATTTCATGTTTGAGGTATTTGCACAGGCCTGCTGCAGCTATGAACGTCTGCAGGCTCCTGGATTTTTCTCCGGGATGAAAAATGTAATCGCTAAGCTATATACGGATCCTGAGGAGCGTGCCGAAGCCTGTCAGCGTCATATGGAGTTTTATAACTCAGAATTTGCACTTGTTGGGCCAGTAATTCTTGGCCTTACCATTGCAATGGAAGAAGAAAAGGCAAGCGGTGCAGAAATTGACGGACTGGCCATCAGTGCGGTAAAGACTTCCCTGATGGGGCCGCTGGCAGGAATTGGTGACACACTGCGACAGGGAACGCTGATACCTATTATCGGTTCTATCGCAATCTCCATCGGTCAGGAAGGAAATCTTTTGGGGCCAATCTTCTATTTCTTTGTAACGCTGGCATTGAACTTTGGTATCAGCTATACGCTGTACCGCAAGGCGTATGACAAGGGACGCGATTTTGTCGGTGAATTCTTCAGCGGCGGTAAGATGGAAAAAATCATGACAATGGTAACCGCTATGGGTTCAATCACCATTGGAGCACTTGCGGCCACCACGGTAAAGCTGACATCTACTGCGGAAATAGCACTCGGTGACAACAAGCTTGCAGTACAAACGGATATTCTGGATAAGGTTGTAAACAATCTGTTACCGTTTGGTATGGTCATGCTGACCTTTTATTTGATGAATAAGAAAGTAAGTGTAAACAAGGTTCTGTTAATATTATTCGCAATTGGAATCATTGGCGGATTACTTGGCATTATCTGA